A region from the Pseudomonas sp. P8_229 genome encodes:
- the arcD gene encoding arginine-ornithine antiporter yields MSQPTQKLRLGALIALVVGSMIGGGIFSLPQNMAARADAGAILIGWGITAIGMLTLAFVFQTLANRKPELDSGVYAYAKAGFGDYMGFSSAWGYWISAWLGNVGYFVLLFSTLGYFFPVFGQGNTPIAIGCASVLLWAVHFLVMRGIKEAAFINQVTTVAKIVPLIMFIVIAAVAFKADIFTRDIWGHSNPSFGGVMDQVRNMMLVTVFVFIGIEGASVYSARAEKRTDVGRATVIGFVGVLALLVLVNVLSLGIMSQPELATLQNPSLAAVLEHIVGPWGALLISLGLAVSLLGALLSWALLCAEILFATARDKTMPAFLKKENANHVPVNALWLTNVMIQVFLLITLFSAGTYTSLIYLASSMILVPYLWSAAYAVLLSGRGETYEHASAERTKDLLIGGIALCYAVWLLYAGGVKYLLLSALLYAPGVVLFAKAKHEQGQPLFTHVEKLIFTCVIIGAGLAAYGLYSGVLSL; encoded by the coding sequence ATGTCGCAACCGACGCAAAAGCTTCGCCTTGGTGCGTTGATCGCCCTGGTGGTGGGTTCGATGATTGGCGGGGGGATTTTTTCCCTGCCGCAGAACATGGCGGCGCGCGCCGATGCCGGGGCGATCCTGATCGGCTGGGGCATCACCGCCATCGGCATGCTGACTCTGGCCTTCGTGTTCCAGACCCTGGCCAATCGCAAACCCGAGCTGGATTCCGGCGTCTACGCCTACGCCAAGGCCGGGTTTGGCGACTACATGGGGTTCTCGTCCGCGTGGGGTTACTGGATCAGCGCCTGGCTGGGCAACGTCGGTTATTTCGTGTTGCTGTTCAGCACCCTCGGTTACTTTTTCCCGGTGTTCGGCCAGGGCAACACGCCGATCGCCATCGGCTGTGCGTCGGTGCTGTTGTGGGCCGTGCATTTTCTGGTGATGCGCGGGATCAAGGAGGCGGCGTTCATCAATCAGGTGACCACGGTTGCCAAGATCGTGCCGCTGATCATGTTCATCGTCATTGCGGCGGTGGCGTTCAAGGCCGACATCTTCACCCGCGACATCTGGGGTCACAGCAACCCGAGCTTCGGCGGGGTGATGGATCAGGTGCGCAACATGATGCTGGTCACGGTGTTCGTGTTCATCGGTATCGAGGGCGCCAGCGTGTACTCGGCACGGGCGGAGAAACGCACCGATGTCGGGCGCGCCACGGTGATCGGTTTCGTCGGTGTGCTGGCGCTGCTGGTGCTGGTCAACGTGCTGTCGCTGGGGATCATGAGCCAACCGGAACTGGCGACCCTGCAGAACCCGTCGCTGGCGGCGGTGCTGGAACACATCGTCGGGCCCTGGGGTGCGTTGCTGATCAGCCTCGGTCTGGCGGTTTCCCTGCTCGGCGCGTTGCTCTCGTGGGCGCTGCTGTGCGCCGAAATCCTGTTTGCCACAGCGCGGGACAAGACCATGCCGGCGTTCCTGAAAAAGGAAAACGCCAACCACGTGCCGGTCAATGCGCTGTGGCTGACCAACGTGATGATCCAGGTTTTTTTGCTGATCACGCTGTTTTCCGCCGGCACCTACACCAGTCTGATCTACCTTGCTTCGTCGATGATCCTGGTGCCGTACCTGTGGTCGGCAGCTTACGCGGTGCTGCTCAGCGGGCGCGGCGAAACCTATGAACACGCCTCGGCCGAACGCACCAAGGACCTGCTGATCGGCGGCATCGCCCTGTGTTACGCGGTGTGGCTGTTGTACGCCGGCGGGGTCAAATATTTGCTGCTGTCGGCGCTGCTGTATGCGCCGGGGGTGGTGTTGTTTGCCAAGGCCAAGCATGAGCAGGGCCAGCCGTTGTTCACCCATGTCGAGAAGCTGATTTTCACCTGCGTGATCATCGGTGCGGGGCTGGCGGCGTATGGCTTGTACAGCGGTGTGCTGTCGTTGTGA
- a CDS encoding DNA-3-methyladenine glycosylase family protein, translating into MRLALAYQPPYDWDAMLGFLAARAVVGMETVVDGVYSRSIGLHGVHGTVSVWAGAADALEVELDFPDPGAEPEIVRRLRRLFDLDADLALMQRHLAADPLLARLIAERPGLRVPGAWDGLELAFRAVLGQQITVVAAIRLAGKLLAHYGAALRSAVPGLTHVFPEALVLAAADLAALGMPKSRGRTLSGVAQALLEDPLLFEPNREGGVARLLALHGIGEWTAQYIALRQLRDMDGFPHGDVGLLRALEVLEGTRPSARELADRAEAWRPFRGYAAQVLWTSLSRAD; encoded by the coding sequence GTGAGGTTGGCGCTGGCTTATCAGCCGCCTTATGACTGGGACGCGATGCTGGGGTTTCTTGCAGCGCGGGCGGTGGTCGGGATGGAGACGGTGGTTGATGGCGTTTATTCGCGCAGCATCGGCTTGCACGGGGTGCATGGCACGGTGTCGGTGTGGGCGGGCGCGGCGGATGCGCTGGAAGTCGAGCTGGATTTTCCTGATCCGGGCGCCGAGCCCGAGATCGTCCGGCGCTTGCGCCGTCTGTTTGATCTGGATGCCGATCTGGCGCTGATGCAACGGCATCTGGCTGCCGATCCGCTGCTGGCGCGGTTGATTGCCGAGCGCCCGGGGCTGCGCGTGCCGGGTGCGTGGGACGGTCTGGAACTGGCCTTTCGCGCAGTGCTGGGGCAGCAGATTACCGTGGTCGCGGCGATTCGCCTGGCGGGAAAACTGCTCGCGCACTATGGCGCAGCGTTGCGCTCGGCGGTGCCGGGTCTGACTCATGTATTTCCCGAGGCGCTAGTACTGGCGGCGGCTGATCTGGCTGCGCTGGGCATGCCGAAAAGTCGCGGGCGGACGCTCTCGGGCGTGGCGCAGGCGTTGCTGGAGGATCCGCTGTTGTTCGAGCCGAATCGCGAGGGCGGTGTGGCGCGGTTGCTGGCGTTACACGGGATTGGCGAGTGGACGGCGCAGTACATTGCGCTGCGGCAGTTGCGCGATATGGACGGGTTTCCCCATGGCGATGTCGGGTTGTTACGGGCGCTGGAAGTGCTGGAAGGCACGCGGCCTTCGGCGCGGGAACTGGCTGATCGGGCTGAGGCCTGGCGACCCTTTCGCGGGTATGCGGCGCAGGTGTTGTGGACGTCTTTGAGCAGGGCGGATTGA